A single window of Gossypium hirsutum isolate 1008001.06 chromosome A10, Gossypium_hirsutum_v2.1, whole genome shotgun sequence DNA harbors:
- the LOC107936665 gene encoding serine/threonine-protein phosphatase PP1 isozyme 4, protein MAAATAQGMDPAVLDDIIRRLTEVRSARPGKQVQLSESEIKQLCVASKDIFVQQPNLLELEAPIKICGDIHGQYSDLLRLFEYGGFPPHANYLFLGDYVDRGKQSLETICLLLAYKIKYPENFFLLRGNHECASINRIYGFYDECKRRFNVRLWKSFTDCFNCLPVAALIDDKILCMHGGLSPDLTNLDQIRSLSRPTAIPDTGLLCDLLWSDPDRDVKGWGMNDRGVSYTFGADKVSEFLAKHDLDLVCRAHQVVEDGYEFFADRQLVTIFSAPNYCGEFDNAGAMMSVDENLMCSFQILKPAEKKAKFMSTKM, encoded by the exons ATGGCGGCGGCGACGGCGCAAGGGATGGACCCAGCGGTACTAGACGATATAATCAGACGGCTGACGGAAGTCCGATCAGCCAGGCCAGGGAAACAAGTGCAATTATCTGAATCTGAGATCAAACAGCTTTGTGTTGCTTCGAAAGATATCTTCGTTCAACAACCTAATTTGCTTGAACTCGAAGCACCCATCAAAATTTGCG gtGACATACATGGGCAATATAGTGACTTACTAAGGCTGTTCGAGTATGGGGGTTTTCCTCCTCATGCTAATTACCTATTTTTAGGCGACTATGTTGATCGTGGCAAGCAGAGTTTGGAAACTATATGTCTTTTACTTGCTTATAAGATTAAGTACCCAGAGAACTTTTTTCTATTGCGAGGAAACCATGAATGTGCATCTATTAATCGGATATATGGATTTTATGATGAATGCAAACGACGGTTTAATGTGAGGCTGTGGAAAAGCTTTACTGATTGCTTTAACTGTCTTCCTGTGGCGGCTCTTATAGATGACAAAATATTGTGTATGCATGGTGGTCTTTCACCTGACTTGACAAACCTGGATCAAATTAGAAGCTTATCTCGTCCAACTGCAATTCCTGACACCGGTTTGCTGTGTGATTTGCTCTGGTCTGATCCTGATAGAGATGTTAAAGGATGGGGAATGAATGACAGAGGAGTTTCGTACACCTTTGGTGCGGATAAGGTGTCTGAATTCTTAGCAAAGCATGATTTAGATCTTGTTTGCCGTGCGCATCAG GTTGTGGAGGATGGTTACGAATTCTTTGCTGATAGGCAACTTGTTACAATATTTTCAGCACCTAACTATTGTGGTGAATTTGATAATGCTGGTGCGATGATGAGTGTCGATGAAAACCTGATGTGTTCTTTCCAGATTCTCAAGCCAGCAGAGAAAAAAGCAAAGTTCATGTCCACTAAAATGTAA
- the LOC107936666 gene encoding protein DA1-related 2 isoform X1, whose protein sequence is MAPPPPPPPPPPPSGVNHLSHPCIYAGDFNNAYPERKSRIMKWLSKLFKSSSSGRRGGGSGGYNPHYQGEENMVVRAPVRMPDERPRTKKEQEELDHAIALSLSEGMGKPNGYNEWRRDNNYGGALPRGADNGGLNSSAYPPYGNMQYHPVGYRVCAGCHRDIGYGNYLGCMGAYFHPNCFRCHSCGYPITEHEFSLSGRDPYHKTCFKELTHPKCDVCLQFIPTNGAGLIEYRCHPFWSQKYCPSHEHDNTARCCSCERLESWNVRYYSLEDGRSLCLECMESAIMDTGDCQPLYHAIRDYYEGMYMKLDQQIPMLLVERQALNEAIVGEKNGYHHMPETRGLCLSEEQTVTSILKRPRIGGRQLIGMRTQPQKLTRKCEVTAILVLYGLPRLLTGAILAHELMHGWLRLKGYRNLNPEVEEGICQVLSYMWLESEVLPGPSSRASTSAASSSSSSSKKGGRSNVENKLGEFFIHQIAHDASPAYGGGFRAANAAVNKYGLRQTLDHIRLTGEFPVVKT, encoded by the exons ATGGCTCCTCCACCGCCGCCGCCGCCTCCTCCTCCTCCCTCGGGTGTTAACCACCTCTCTCATCCTTGTATCTAtg CAGGGGACTTTAACAATGCATATCCGGAGAGAAAATCAAGGATTATGAAGTGGTTGAGTAAGCTTTTTAAGTCAAGTTCAAGTGGTCGTCGTGGCGGCGGTAGTGGTGGTTATAATCCTCATTAtcaaggtgaagaaaacatggttgTTCGTGCTCCGGTTAGGATGCCG GATGAACGTCCTAGGACAAAGAAGGAACAAGAAGAATTAGATCATGCAATTGCGCTTTCTTTATCTGAGGGAATGGGAAAACCAAATG GTTACAATGAATGGCGACGAGACAATAATTATGGTGGAGCTTTACCTAGGGGAGCTGATAATGGTGGCTTGAATTCATCTGCATATCCTCCTTATGGCAATATGCAGTACCATCCTGTTGGATATAG AGTATGTGCTGGCTGTCATCGTGACATCGGATATGGCAATTACTTGGGATGCATGGGAGCATATTTTCATCCCAATTGCTTCCGTTGCCATTCCTGTGGGTATCCGATTACTGAGCATGAG TTTTCTTTATCAGGGAGGGATCCATATCACAAAACTTGCTTCAAAGAACTGACACATCCTAAATGTGATGTTTGTCTCCAATTT ATTCCGACTAACGGAGCCGGTTTAATAGAGTATAGATGCCATCCATTTTGGTCCCAAAAGTATTGTCCATCACATGAACATGATAACACAGCTCGTTGCTGTAGTTGCGAACGTTTGGAG TCTTGGAACGTAAGATATTATTCGCTTGAAGATGGTCGGAGTTTATGCTTGGAATGCATGGAATCTGCAATCATGGACACTGGTGATTGCCAACCTCTATACCATGCCATTAGAGACTATTATGAAGGAATGTACATGAAACTAGACCAGCAAATTCCGATGCTTCTTGTTGAACGACAAGCACTTAATGAAGCTATTGTTGGGGAAAAGAAT GGATATCATCATATGCCTGAGACAAGGGGGTTATGTCTGTCTGAAGAACAGACAGTTACCAGT ATACTAAAGAGACCGCGAATAGGAGGCCGACAACTTATTGGCATGAGAACTCAACCTCAAAAGCTGACCAGGAAATGTGAAGTCACCGCCATTTTAGTTCTGTATGGTCTTCCAAG ACTGCTAACTGGGGCTATTCTCGCACACGAGTTAATGCACGGCTGGTTACGACTCAAAG GTTATCGAAACCTGAACCCTGAGGTTGAGGAAGGAATCTGTCAAGTGTTATCATACATGTGGCTCGAGTCTGAAGTACTACCAGGACCAAGCAGTAGAGCATCTACATCAGCTGCTTCATCATCCTCTTCATCGTCTAAGAAAGGAGGGAGATCTAATGTTGAAAACAAGCTTGGTGAATTCTTCATTCACCAGATTGCTCATGATGCTTCCCCCGCCTACGGTGGAGGGTTTCGAGCTGCCAATGCAGCCGTCAATAAATATGGTTTACGTCAAACCTTAGACCATATTCGCCTGACCGGGGAATTTCCTGTTGTAAAAACCTGA
- the LOC107936666 gene encoding protein DA1-related 2 isoform X2 produces MAPPPPPPPPPPPSGVNHLSHPCIYGDFNNAYPERKSRIMKWLSKLFKSSSSGRRGGGSGGYNPHYQGEENMVVRAPVRMPDERPRTKKEQEELDHAIALSLSEGMGKPNGYNEWRRDNNYGGALPRGADNGGLNSSAYPPYGNMQYHPVGYRVCAGCHRDIGYGNYLGCMGAYFHPNCFRCHSCGYPITEHEFSLSGRDPYHKTCFKELTHPKCDVCLQFIPTNGAGLIEYRCHPFWSQKYCPSHEHDNTARCCSCERLESWNVRYYSLEDGRSLCLECMESAIMDTGDCQPLYHAIRDYYEGMYMKLDQQIPMLLVERQALNEAIVGEKNGYHHMPETRGLCLSEEQTVTSILKRPRIGGRQLIGMRTQPQKLTRKCEVTAILVLYGLPRLLTGAILAHELMHGWLRLKGYRNLNPEVEEGICQVLSYMWLESEVLPGPSSRASTSAASSSSSSSKKGGRSNVENKLGEFFIHQIAHDASPAYGGGFRAANAAVNKYGLRQTLDHIRLTGEFPVVKT; encoded by the exons ATGGCTCCTCCACCGCCGCCGCCGCCTCCTCCTCCTCCCTCGGGTGTTAACCACCTCTCTCATCCTTGTATCTAtg GGGACTTTAACAATGCATATCCGGAGAGAAAATCAAGGATTATGAAGTGGTTGAGTAAGCTTTTTAAGTCAAGTTCAAGTGGTCGTCGTGGCGGCGGTAGTGGTGGTTATAATCCTCATTAtcaaggtgaagaaaacatggttgTTCGTGCTCCGGTTAGGATGCCG GATGAACGTCCTAGGACAAAGAAGGAACAAGAAGAATTAGATCATGCAATTGCGCTTTCTTTATCTGAGGGAATGGGAAAACCAAATG GTTACAATGAATGGCGACGAGACAATAATTATGGTGGAGCTTTACCTAGGGGAGCTGATAATGGTGGCTTGAATTCATCTGCATATCCTCCTTATGGCAATATGCAGTACCATCCTGTTGGATATAG AGTATGTGCTGGCTGTCATCGTGACATCGGATATGGCAATTACTTGGGATGCATGGGAGCATATTTTCATCCCAATTGCTTCCGTTGCCATTCCTGTGGGTATCCGATTACTGAGCATGAG TTTTCTTTATCAGGGAGGGATCCATATCACAAAACTTGCTTCAAAGAACTGACACATCCTAAATGTGATGTTTGTCTCCAATTT ATTCCGACTAACGGAGCCGGTTTAATAGAGTATAGATGCCATCCATTTTGGTCCCAAAAGTATTGTCCATCACATGAACATGATAACACAGCTCGTTGCTGTAGTTGCGAACGTTTGGAG TCTTGGAACGTAAGATATTATTCGCTTGAAGATGGTCGGAGTTTATGCTTGGAATGCATGGAATCTGCAATCATGGACACTGGTGATTGCCAACCTCTATACCATGCCATTAGAGACTATTATGAAGGAATGTACATGAAACTAGACCAGCAAATTCCGATGCTTCTTGTTGAACGACAAGCACTTAATGAAGCTATTGTTGGGGAAAAGAAT GGATATCATCATATGCCTGAGACAAGGGGGTTATGTCTGTCTGAAGAACAGACAGTTACCAGT ATACTAAAGAGACCGCGAATAGGAGGCCGACAACTTATTGGCATGAGAACTCAACCTCAAAAGCTGACCAGGAAATGTGAAGTCACCGCCATTTTAGTTCTGTATGGTCTTCCAAG ACTGCTAACTGGGGCTATTCTCGCACACGAGTTAATGCACGGCTGGTTACGACTCAAAG GTTATCGAAACCTGAACCCTGAGGTTGAGGAAGGAATCTGTCAAGTGTTATCATACATGTGGCTCGAGTCTGAAGTACTACCAGGACCAAGCAGTAGAGCATCTACATCAGCTGCTTCATCATCCTCTTCATCGTCTAAGAAAGGAGGGAGATCTAATGTTGAAAACAAGCTTGGTGAATTCTTCATTCACCAGATTGCTCATGATGCTTCCCCCGCCTACGGTGGAGGGTTTCGAGCTGCCAATGCAGCCGTCAATAAATATGGTTTACGTCAAACCTTAGACCATATTCGCCTGACCGGGGAATTTCCTGTTGTAAAAACCTGA
- the LOC107936667 gene encoding mitochondrial substrate carrier family protein B, protein MQTEARVGVVNSSPGGGGTNGGVETTSLKFKQQQQELLQAQKTQIGTVSQLLAGGVAGALSKTCTAPLARLTILFQVQGMHSDAATLRKASIWREASRIVGEEGFRAFWKGNLVTIAHRLPYSSLNFYAYEQYKKLLYMLPGLENHGKSMSADICIHFVGGGLAGITAASATYPLDLVRTRLAAQTNDTYYRGIWHALRTICKDEGVLGLYKGLGTTLLGVGPSIAISFSVYESLRSFWQSRRPHDSTVVVSLTCGSLSGVASSTAIFPLDLIRRRKQLEGAGGRARVYKTGLFGTFKHIFQTEGFRGLYRGILPEYYKVVPGVGICFMTYETLKTLLADVTTKL, encoded by the exons ATGCAGACGGAAGCAAGAGTTGGTGTGGTAAATTCAAGCCCAGGAGGAGGAGGAACAAATGGTGGGGTTGAAACAACAAGCTTGAAATTTAAGCAGCAACAGCAAGAGTTATTACAAGCACAAAAAACCCAGATCGGTACTGTCTCTCAGTTGCTTGCTGGTGGGGTTGCTGGTGCTTTAAGCAAAACTTGTACTGCTCCTCTTGCTCGTCTCACCATTCTCTTTCAG GTGCAAGGTATGCATTCTGATGCTGCCACATTAAGAAAAGCTAGTATATGGCGTGAAGCATCACGAATTGTTGGTGAAGAAGGTTTCAGAGCCTTCTGGAAAGGGAATCTTGTGACTATCGCACATCGTCTGCCGTATTCTTCTTTAAATTTCTATGCTTATGAGCAGTATAAGAAG TTACTATATATGCTTCCAGGATTGGAAAATCATGGTAAGAGTATGAGTGCCGACATTTGCATACATTTTGTGGGCGGTGGCTTGGCAGGAATTACTGCTGCATCTGCTACATATCCACTGGATCTTGTTAGAACACGTCTCGCAGCCCAG ACAAATGATACATACTACAGAGGCATTTGGCATGCTTTACGAACTATTTGCAAAGATGAGGGGGTTTTAGGCCTATACAAAGGACTTGGAACGACTCTCTTAGGTGTTGGACCCAGCATAGCAATTAGCTTTTCAGTATATGAGAGCTTGAGGTCTTTTTGGCAGTCACGCAG GCCCCATGATTCCACTGTCGTGGTCAGTCTAACTTGTGGCAGTCTTTCTGGGGTTGCATCATCAACAG CAATATTTCCATTGGATCTCATTAGGCGACGGAAACAGTTAGAGGGAGCTGGTGGACGAGCCCGTGTTTACAAAACAGGGCTTTTTGGCACATTTAAACACATATTCCAGACCGAAGGCTTTCGTGGCTTATATAGAGGGATATTGCCTGAATATTACAAAGTGGTACCCGGTGTCGGTATATGTTTCATGACCTATGAAACATTGAAGACCCTTTTAGCAGATGTTACCACAAAATTATAG
- the LOC121208124 gene encoding probable disease resistance RPP8-like protein 2 produces the protein MYRESKRGEILGNCSPPLTELNVTLVEFMLRRIAIPPSKRHVSLKGEHLKLRSLLLFQNAELIKLHISECKNFKFLRVLNLVRRDVDKWHVSSEIDLELLPQCHHLSKLELRGEIKEDLCPSHHVSKFLPPNIVKLALCSSKMIHDPMGVLKNLPCLRILRLRDNAYVGTKMICSIHGFPQLDSLEMISLRELKEWEIEKCAMSRLRSLHLNDIYNLKMIPERLRYIITLQELKLTDMRRSLEEKIQVKNETKGEDFYKVRHIPSIQIR, from the exons ATGTATAGAGAAAGCAAGAGAGGAGAAATTCTTGGAAATTGTTCACCACCATTGACTGAACTTAATGTGACATTGGTGGAATTTATGCTACGAAGAATTGCTATTCCTCCTAGCAAAAGGCATGTTTCTTTGAAAGGAGAACATCTAAAGCTACGTTCTTTGTTGCTATTTCAGAATGCGGAATTGATAAAACTCCACATTTCAGAATGCAAAAACTTCAAGTTTTTAAGGGTGTTGAATCTTGTGAGAAGGGATGTCGACAAATGGCATGTTTCATCTGAAATTG ATTTGGAACTCCTTCCTCAATGTCATCACCTTTCTAAACTAGAATTAAGAGGAGAGATAAAAGAAGATCTATGTCCAAGCCATCATGTTTCGAAATTTCTTCCGCCAAACATTGTCAAGTTAGCATTGTGTTCCTCCAAGATGATTCATGATCCAATGGGAGTACTGAAAAATCTGCCTTGTTTGAGAATTCTTAGATTAAGGGACAATGCTTATGTGGGGACTAAAATGATTTGCTCGATTCATGGGTTTCCTCAACTTGATTCTCTTGAAATGATTTCTCTACGAGAGTTAAAGGAGTGGGAGATAGAAAAATGCGCAATGTCACGTCTCCGAAGTTTGCATCTCAATGACATTTATAACTTGAAAATGATTCCAGAAAGGCTAAGGTATATTATCACTCTCCAAGAATTAAAACTAACAGACATGAGGAGGTCACTAGAAGAGAAGATTCAAgtgaaaaatgaaacaaaaggaGAAGATTTCTATAAAGTGCGCCACATTCCCTCCATCCAAATACGGTaa
- the LOC107936661 gene encoding putative disease resistance protein At1g50180, producing MAGAIVFLAVERISDLLIHEAVFLKDVKDQVESLKAELKRMECFLKDADRNPDEDERFRNRVSEIRDLAYDAEDVIESFILECAHQGGFQGIVKRFTSIFTKPFHLHKTGVQVKAIQIKLKNISKSLPAYEISGEGEGSSSISRVQQQLRRTFSHVEEENVISLGVSIKDVLAQLMTEDDRPHAVVSIVGMGGIGKTTLARTVYKHIDVRRHFDCLAWVSIAQQCKPREVLLDVLMKVQHERASIDNLNENQLVKRLSNVLKEKQYLIVFDDIWRSEDWDILKPAFPRGKKGSKFLFTTRNKNVALVADPCNSPIELPFLTDDESWKLFRSKAFPRNKIGSHACLEEFEKFGRQMVKKCGGLPLAIVVLGGLLATKHSLVQWEMVHRNIFNGHLRGFQHDHQYHAVHGILALSYYDLPYHLKPCFLYLSHYPED from the coding sequence ATGGCAGGTGCTATTGTGTTCTTAGCTGTGGAAAGGATTTCAGATTTGCTCATCCATGAAGCAGTTTTTCTCAAAGATGTGAAAGATCAAGTTGAGAGCCTTAAGGCTGAACTGAAGCGTATGGAATGCTTCTTGAAGGACGCTGATCGTAACCCAGACGAAGACGAGCGTTTCCGCAATCGGGTGTCGGAGATCAGAGATCTTGCTTACGATGCTGAAGATGTTATCGAGTCCTTCATTCTTGAATGTGCACATCAAGGAGGATTCCAAGGAATCGTCAAGAGATTCACCTCCATTTTCACCAAGCCTTTTCATTTACACAAAACAGGGGTGCAGGTCAAAGCAATCCAGATTAAGCTTAAAAACATTTCCAAGAGCCTTCCGGCCTATGAGATATCCGGTGAAGGAGAGGGGTCTAGCTCTATTTCTAGGGTGCAACAACAGTTAAGGAGGACATTCTCGCATGTTGAGGAAGAGAATGTCATTAGCTTGGGGGTTAGCATCAAGGATGTCCTAGCCCAATTGATGACTGAAGATGACAGACCCCACGCCGTCGTCTCAATAGTTGGCATGGGGGGGATCGGAAAGACTACTCTAGCCAGAACAGTATATAAACACATTGATGTGAGACGACATTTCGATTGCTTAGCTTGGGTTTCTATAGCTCAACAATGTAAGCCAAGAGAAGTTTTGCTTGATGTCCTGATGAAAGTTCAACATGAAAGAGCATCAATTGATAATCTAAATGAGAATCAATTGGTTAAAAGACTTTCAAATGTTTTGAAAGAAAAGCAGTATTTGATAGTCTTCGATGATATCTggagaagtgaagattgggataTTCTTAAACCCGCTTTTCCACGAGGAAAAAAAGGAAGCAAATTTTTGTTCACAACACGCAATAAGAATGTAGCTTTAGTTGCTGATCCTTGCAACTCTCCGATAGAGCTCCCATTTCTTACAGATGATGAAAGTTGGAAGCTTTTTAGAAGCAAAGCATTCCCTCGAAACAAGATAGGTTCTCATGCCTGCTTGGAAGAATTTGAGAAATTCGGGAGACAGATGGTGAAGAAATGTGGGGGCTTGCCTCTAGCAATTGTTGTGTTGGGGGGCTTGCTAGCAACAAAACACTCATTGGTCCAGTGGGAGATGGTTCACAGAAATATCTTCAATGGACACTTAAGAGGGTTCCAACATGATCATCAATATCATGCAGTGCATGGAATTTTGGCTTTAAGCTACTACGATTTGCCTTATCATTTAAAGCCATGCTTTCTATATCTCAGTCATTATCCAGAAGATTAG
- the LOC107936659 gene encoding heparanase-like protein 2, which translates to MMNFKSITFFVVFLSFLLVSKAEKVDVVVEGATSIAQTDEDFICVTLDWWPTNKCDYDQCPWGQAGLFNLDLKNKILEKAVKAFNPLRIRVGGSLQDQVVYNVRNNIENCQPFQKQDKDFLFGFSIGCLDMKRWDELNEFFNQTRAKVTFGLNALIGRKESETEKTLWVGDWYSHNARDLMSYTISKGYKIDSYELGNELCGVGVSAKIEAKQYAKDMATLKNLVKEMYPNPKTQPKVLGPGGFYDKKWFDTFLDASGHDVIDGVTHHIYNLGPGNNPDVVHRVQDPFFLTQIAQTFKDVSNAIDKFAPWSGAWVSESGGAYNSGGQLVSYTFAFGFWYLDQLGMTSVYNHKVYCRQALTGGNYALLNTTTFIPNPDYYGALLWHKVMGSKVLSVTHKGSLYLRVYSHCAKKEPGISFVFINLSKNTSFEIDLFRDLNLNGGSSSFLFKGHKEREEYHLTPKDGNILSSVVLLNGTPLELSDSLEIPKLKPKLVDGLKPISIVAHSIAFVTIRDFNAPACS; encoded by the exons ATGATGAATTTCAAAAGTATAACGTTTTTTGTTGTGTTTTTGTCATTTCTTCTGGTCTCAAAGGCCGAAAAAGTTGATGTTGTGGTTGAAGGAGCAACTTCCATTGCTCAAACCGATGAAGATTTTATTTGTGTTACCCTTGATTGGTGGCCTACAAACAAGTGTGATTACGATCAATGTCCGTGGGGTCAAGCTGGACtttttaatttg GATTTGAAGAACAAGATTCTTGAAAAGGCTGTAAAAG CATTTAATCCTTTGAGAATTAGAGTTGGAGGTTCGTTGCAAGATCAAGTGGTGTACAACGTTCGAAATAATATTGAGAATTGCCAACCATTCCAAAAACAAGACAAGGACTTTTTATTTGGTTTCTCCATTGGATGTCTTGACATGAAGAGATGGGATGAACTCAATGAGTTTTTCAATCAAACTCG AGCCAAAGTTACATTTGGTTTAAATGCTCTTATTGGAAGAAAAGAGTCTGAAACTGAAAAGACACTTTGGGTTGGTGATTGGTATTCACATAATGCTCGAGATCTCATGAGTTATACAATTTCCAAAGGATATAAAATTGACTCTTATGAATTAG gaAATGAATTGTGTGGAGTAGGAGTTAGTGCTAAGATTGAAGCTAAACAATATGCAAAAGATATGGCAACACTTAAAAATCTTGTAAAAGAGATGTATCCAAATCCTAAAACTCAACCTAAAGTTTTAGGCCCGGGAGGTTTCTATGACAAGAAATGGTTCGATACTTTTTTGGATGCTTCAGGACATGATGTTATTGATGGAGTTACTCATCATATTTATAATCTTGGACCTG GTAATAACCCAGATGTGGTTCATCGTGTCCAAGATCCATTTTTCTTGACTCAAATTGCTCAAACATTTAAAGATGTTTCAAATGCTATTGACAAATTTGCACCGTGGTCTGGTGCATGGGTTAGTGAATCCGGCGGAGCTTATAACAGTGGTGGCCAATTAGTGTCGTATACATTTGCATTTGGCTTTTG GTACTTGGACCAATTGGGAATGACATCAGTTTATAACCACAAAGTTTATTGTAGACAAGCTTTGACCGGGGGCAATTATGCTCTTCTTAATACTACTACATTCATTCCTAATCCAGATTATTACGG TGCGCTTTTGTGGCATAAAGTTATGGGGAGTAAAGTTCTTTCCGTCACACATAAGGGTTCTCTATATTTGCGTGTATACTCCCATTGTGCCAAGAAGGAG CCCGGGATTTCTTTCGTTTTTATCAACTTATCGAAAAATACCTCTTTTGAAATTGATCTTTTCCGTGATCTAAATTTAAATGGTGGAAGTTCAAGTTTTCTTTTTAAAGGACATAAAGAGCGAGAAGAGTATCATTTGACTCCAAAAGATGGAAATATCTTAAGCAGTGTCGTATTGCTGAACGGAACACCGCTAGAACTTTCAGACTCGTTGGAGATACCAAAATTGAAGCCGAAGCTTGTGGATGGTTTGAAACCTATTAGCATCGTTGCTCATTCAATCGCATTCGTAACCATAAGAGATTTCAATGCTCCTGCATGTTCttag